A genome region from Cucurbita pepo subsp. pepo cultivar mu-cu-16 chromosome LG02, ASM280686v2, whole genome shotgun sequence includes the following:
- the LOC111787783 gene encoding glutamate receptor 2.7-like produces MEKSTVLFFFFLALCFGLRALSAMADDEAVKVKVGVVLDSNSLIGKMGLSFMDMALSDFYEFHKNYNTRLTLFPKNSMGDDLEATAAALELINKEEVEAIVGPQSSSQAAFMADLGKKSHVPIISFSATTTMQSLSPRRNPYFFRATQIDSSQVKPIASIFKEFNWRQAVIIHSDDQYGEGILPSMRDALREINTHVADETAIPQSASDDRIAKQLYRLMTMQTRVFVVHMSPELGSRVFAMAKEIGMMGSGYIWIITDGMSNFLSEIDDSAMEAMSGALAVRTYIPITEKLEDFQRRWRRDFEKEISELNIFGLRAYDAIFALAKAVERVGTTEFIFKNSNAVSGKSTDLDNLGVSRNGPRLSEALSKTHFKGIAGDFRMVEGQLKSSTYEIININHQKNITTVGFWTPENGLTQTLNSTKMSSNTSAANLSRIIWPGDSSSSPKGWVSPINEKKLRIGIPVKSGVSKFIREIRDPLSSNTKKTGYSIDIFEAVVETLPYALNYEYIRYANDVGVMAGSYDDLIKQVQRGVYDAVVGDISIRESRSSYVDFTLPYSEASVSMVVLYQDNNKKAWLFLKPLTLDLWLTSGFFFVFIGLVIWTLEHRINEDFRGPPSHEIGTSFWFAFSTMVYAQREKVESNLARFVVIVWLFVVLILTQSYTASLTSLLTVQKLEPTFNDMKQLKEKKVNVGYPNGSFVLDLLITEGFDRSKLVIYNNMAHCGSLFLNGTIAAAFDEVPYLKDLTTTYCTNCTIVGPMMKSNGFGYVFPKGSQLGRDVSNGILNIMENGVLQEIENKWFKSNISSPDPNSLISTRLGLESFWGLFLLSGAVSLSAVIIALARFVHERRHDFNLSTDSMWKRFLLLMKNFDQKDHTSPAFRRNSRDEIRDENRDESREAHPSPTSDSNY; encoded by the exons ATGGAAAAGTCCAccgtcttgttcttcttcttcctcgcaCTCTGTTTCGGCCTTCGAGCTTTGTCGGCCATGGCGGATGACGAGGCAGTTAAAGTGAAGGTGGGAGTTGTTCTTGACTCCAATTCTTTGATTGGGAAAATGGGGTTGAGTTTTATGGATATGGCTCTCTCGGATTTCTatgaatttcataaaaattacaacacCCGCTTGACTCTGTTTCCGAAAAACTCCATGGGAGACGACCTTGAAGCTACTGCTGCAG CTTTAGAGTTAATCAACAAGGAAGAAGTGGAAGCCATTGTTGGGCCACAGAGTTCATCTCAAGCAGCTTTCATGGCGGATCTCGGGAAGAAATCTCACGTACCCATAATTTCATTCTCCGCGACAACGACAATGCAATCTCTGAGTCCTCGTCGGAATCCTTATTTTTTCCGAGCGACCCAAATCGATTCATCGCAAGTAAAACCCATCGCCTCCATTTTTAAAGAGTTCAATTGGCGACAGGCGGTGATCATTCACTCCGATGATCAATACGGCGAGGGGATTCTTCCCTCCATGAGAGACGCTCTTCGAGAAATCAACACACACGTCGCCGACGAGACAGCGATTCCTCAATCGGCGTCTGATGACAGAATCGCCAAACAGCTTTACCGATTAATGACGATGCAAACGAGAGTTTTCGTTGTTCATATGTCGCCGGAGCTTGGTTCCCGCGTTTTCGCCATGGCTAAGGAGATTGGGATGATGGGTTCTGGTTATATTTGGATTATAACTGATGGGATGAGTAATTTCCTCTCTGAGATTGATGATTCCGCCATGGAAGCCATGAGTGGAGCTTTGGCTGTAAGAACATACATTCCCATAACAGAAAAACTTGAAGATTTTCAACGGCGATGGAGAAGGGACTTCGAAAAGGAAATCTCTGAACTCAATATATTTGGGTTACGAGCTTACGATGCTATCTTCGCTCTCGCCAAGGCTGTGGAGAGAGTTGGAACCACAGAGTTCATCTTCAAGAACTCAAACGCTGTTTCGGGCAAATCTACAGATCTCGACAATCTCGGTGTCTCTCGGAATGGTCCAAGGTTGTCGGAGGCATTGTCTAAGACACATTTCAAAGGGATTGCAGGAGACTTCAGGATGGTTGAAGGGCAGTTGAAATCATCAACTTACGAGATTATAAACATCAATCATCAAAAGAACATTACAACGGTTGGATTCTGGACGCCGGAAAATGGACTGACACAAACATTAAACTCCACGAAAATGAGCTCAAACACTTCAGCTGCTAATCTTAGCCGTATCATATGGCCAGGGGATTCTTCCAGTTCCCCAAAAGGTTGGGTGTCCcctataaatgaaaagaagctGAGAATTGGAATACCTGTTAAATCTGGGGTCAGTAAGTTCATTCGAGAGATAAGGGACCCATTGAGTTCAAACACTAAGAAAACAGGGTACAGCATTGATATCTTCGAAGCTGTTGTCGAAACATTACCATACGCTCTTAATTATGAATACATTCGGTATGCAAATGATGTCGGAGTAATGGCCGGTAGCTATGATGACTTGATCAAGCAAGTGCAGCGTGGG GTATACGACGCAGTCGTGGGAGAcatatcgattagagaaagcCGATCCTCGTATGTCGACTTCACATTGCCATACTCGGAAGCTAGCGTGTCGATGGTCGTACTATATCAagataacaacaaaaaagcTTGGCTGTTCTTGAAGCCTTTAACATTGGATCTTTGGTTGACAAgtggtttcttttttgtgttcattggACTGGTTATCTGGACTCTTGAGCATCGAATCAACGAAGATTTTCGAGGTCCTCCTTCGCACGAAATCGGGACGAGCTTCTGGTTTGCTTTCTCAACCATGGTGTATGCTCAAA GGGAGAAGGTGGAGAGCAACTTGGCTAGATTTGTGGTAATAGTATGGCTGTTTGTGGTGCTCATATTAACTCAAAGCTACACCGCCAGTCTCACATCGCTACTCACGGTTCAAAAGCTTGAGCCAACGTTTAATGATATGAAACAactgaaggagaagaaggTGAATGTTGGATACCCAAATGGTTCTTTTGTTCTTGACTTGCTGATAACTGAAGGCTTTGATCGATCCAAGCTTGTAATTTATAACAATATGGCCCATTGTGGATCACTGTTCTTAAATGGAACCATTGCTGCTGCCTTTGATGAAGTCCCTTATCTCAAGGATCTTACTACAACATATTGCACCAACTGCACCATCGTTGGTCCCATGATGAAATCAAACGGCTTTGGCTAT GTCTTTCCCAAGGGGTCTCAACTCGGACGCGATGTTTCGAACGGAATACTTAATATAATGGAGAATGGAGTTCTGCAAGAGATTGAAAACAAATGGTTTAAAAGCAATATCAGCAGCCCTGACCCCAATAGCTTGATTTCCACCAGACTTGGGCTTGAAAGCTTTTGGGGGTTGTTTCTTCTTTCAGGAGCTGTATCTTTATCTGCAGTCATCATAGCTCTGGCCAGATTTGTCCATGAACGCAGACATGACTTCAACCTTTCCACTGACTCAATGTGGAAaaggtttcttcttctcatgaAAAATTTCGACCAGAAAGACCACACTTCACCCGCGTTTAGAAGGAATTCTCGAGACGAAATCCGAGACGAAAACCGAGATGAAAGCCGGGAAGCTCATCCCAGCCCTACCAGTGATTCAAACTACTGA